The window CTTAAATAACCAACAAAGAAAGGAAGACTCTCGAAGAAATTGGCAAAACCGATTGTGCTGAGGTGTACAGTGTAGATTTGATCTTTGTAATTTTTCTGTTATGCACACTGTCCATAAATACTCAGTGACTCAGTATTCATTGTATTCAAGGAAATACTGAAACAGAATTGCACTTGAAGTTTTCGTTTCTTTTAGTAATTTCATCAAGCATTTGTTGAGCAGTGTTTTTGGTCCTTTTTACCCATTCAATACCTTGTAGTCATTCAGGACACCTATATGGACTATATATGCTCAAATGTTGAAATATTTGTTCaaagttataattaaataatgtcGGATCTAGATTCAAAGCTTTGAAGCGGGACACCTGCAGTATGGACCATGCTGAAATTCAAACActcaaaatgaaatatatatccaATCCCATCAATAACTTATTTGAcacgtatattatatattgaccATGATAGAACAAATTGGCCTTAAGGTTTTCTTGTGGGTATAGAGGTTAATTCAACATCCAGCTTTGACCATAAACATGATCCACCAGATTATTTGCGATTAGCTCAGATCCGTATTTTCGGTTGTAATTGATTCTGATACTAATTGTAACATTTCAAATGAAACTCAAGTACTTAACGTTATATCTGGATCCATAGTTCAAAATGATGACTATAAACTGTATAATTAGAATCCCCTtagaattattataaagaataagACCAACTTCTTATTCTTAAATAACATAAGATCACATGCACCGTGACctattactagtatatatacgCCGACGCTCTTATTTGGCACATTGGGTAAAACGACATTAATCACTAGTGCATAAGCATTTTTCACTTTCCGTGTGCCTTTGCTAAGTCAACTATAAATTTTCATGAGTACTTTCAGTACTATTTGCAACTCTGGTTTAtcaacaaatcacatattgtGGAACTATTGTAGTTTGAAAAGAACTAAAATACTTATAGTTTTTCATCATTCGGGGACCCACTCCAATAATGTGTTTGGTGTGTAAGAAAATGGACATGCAAATAGATATTTCCTTTACAAAATCCTTATTTTCTTGCCAAAGTTGTAACACAAACTCTATTTGGGTAATTGCCGGATTGAATGTCATGGTTATGTCACTATAAGTTACATGGGAGCCATTTGGACCGGAATGCCGAGTAGTGATTAAGGTTAAAAGAAAGGGCTTAATTGGTTTTGTTGATGAGTAATTTATGTCATGCCTTTCAATTCATTGAGGGTAAATCTCGATTCAATTACTTATGTGCTATCAACTACTTTAGCAATATTTgtagtaaaaaattttaatcattcaTCATGGCcccattaatttattataatttcagGGGAAATTATTTAGATATCAACATACAAACATTACAACTGCGACCCATATATGAGCTTGGAGAAAATATGACACTAATGCTTTTCGTTCTTAGGTCCTGAAGAACTTTTGTATGCTCTCTGGAAGAGCTATATTGGTTGTGCTATAACCACCATCCACGACTAGGTTGAGCCCACTCACGTACTTGGACTCCTCGCTCGCTAAGAACAACGCAGCCTCTGCCAAATCTCCTCCTTCCAAAACAGCTCCTTTCAAATTTGCCGCGGAGGATACAATCTCTTCCGCCTTTTCCTTGTCTATTCCTATCGATTTTAGGAGCATAGGGGTGACCACAGAATGTGGTGATATGCAATTGACTCTAATTCCGTACTGCCCCAACTCAACACATAAATTCTTGGTTAGTCCCACAACGGCATGCTTGGATGCCGTGTAGGTGTGAGAGGCCATTCCTTGTGACTGTGTCACAGAACTTGCGGTGAATAGAATGGTGCCCCTTTTCGCTGGAATCATTACTTTGGCCGCGTGTTTTGCTCCCAGAAATGACCCCAAGACATTCACATCAAAAACTCTCTTGTAGTCCTTCTGCTCGAGGGCTACGATATTTTCATGTATTTGGCCAATATGGCCTGCGTTGTTGAACATTATGTCGAGTTTCCCATGCTTCGACACGGCAGTATTAACAGCATTCTCGACATCAGACTCGCTAGTGACATCGCAGTGGACGTAGGAAATGTCACCATTGATGCTTTTGTCTTGGCAAACTGAGAAACCAAGCTCGTCTTGGATGTCAGCAATGATGACCTTAGCACCATGTTCAGCGAATAGTCTTGCCGTACTCTCGCCAATTCCACTTGCACCTCCGGTTATCAAGGCAACCTTGCCTGCTAGTCTGCATATTCCAAATTTTAATACGGGAAATCTCGAAATATCACAACAATTGATATCAACGATGGAGAGAAAGCGAATaagataaaaggaaattaaagcAGATAGGTACCAAAAGCTTTGCTTTATATTAGTACCTCTTTGCAATGGGAGCTAGCAAGGACGATGCGCCGTTCATGATATTTATTACTGGTTGTGTTGTCTTGAATATAAGATCTTGTATGGTGATGTTTTATACGGAGAGAACTCAATTGTAGAAGGATTACAATTGAGAACCCAATTGAAATTTAACACCCTAGCTAGGTGTGATGAAATTTACGAATTGGTCCTTCTGCTCCGTTCCTGTTAACTCTTTTAACGGCGCCACAGTTCCCATGTCTGCAATGGACAATTGCTAGGTGGCAACTTAATTCCTTGTTGCCTCTGTAACAAAcgtatataaaaaaagtaatacaaGATACAAATTCttaatgcataaattttgtGCAAgtgttatataaaaatatggtctcctaaaaaaaaaatagaatttttcatacttttttatAGTAGGATTCacctttttttggttttttttaagatttgtgcaatacatatatatttggaacttgtatatatcatttttttgtataaaaaacaaacaaaaaactattaaaatatcaaaaagataaaaaattaaaaaaaaaaaaaaaagagacagaAACGCTTTGGTGGTGGCTGGCCATGACCATGGGcctttatttttcaacttttgtattaaaacatttttttttgtttcttttatatatttaaaattctatttttatttccattttctattttagattattttttattttagttttttctattttctcatttttttaattactcttatatttaattttttggttttcttttattttttttaactttttctaaaaattttatatttatttttaatagaagcAGCTTGTGTAGAATTAAGCTGCCACGACTAAATTTTGATCAAGTGTTGACACGTGGACTTTGAATCACGTGCATGGCAACTTGTGTTCTTTGAAGAGTTAACGAGAAATGCGTCGTAAGacctaattttgaattttttcaaatacagGAAGTTAATTGTGAAAATTGGAAAAccagtgagtttttttttacaaaaagtacAAATTAAAGGATTGGTTTTGCAATAATGTCAATTCAGTAtaaaagtctatatatataaacacaaagTCAAAACCGCCCCAACAAAAAACGTGCAcctattagtattactatataagCACGTATCATCATAATAATAAGCATGATAAATAGGGGTGTAATAGTCAATTAAAAGTCTTGCTACGACTGAAGATTCGGAGAACGCATAAAAGAGATCCATAGGCTCTCTATTGATTCAGCGGCGCCAAAGGGTGCTCACAAGATTGAGAGAAGCCAAATTGTCAGTAAATGATTTTCTTTGACCCAGtgaatgttttggtttgaaatcgGAGGTTTAAAAGGTGTTTTTAATAGTTTGAAAGctcttttaaagaaaagattTGGGTTTGAGTTTGGCTactcttcataatcaataccgTATTCTTGAGCGAGCTTTGAATCTATCAACTCTTCACTTGAGTGAGTTTTAATTGTAAAAACTCACTTAGACCCAACAACAGACTTTCCTGAAGGCAAATCGACCAAATCCCAAGTATGATTTGTAGATAATTTATCCAGTTCCTCTTTCATTGTAGCCAGCTGAAGGGGTTAGTGGAAGCCTTACGATAGGAGTGAGGTTCATGCAAGCTAGTTAAGGCATGAAAGCAATGAAAATCATGGAGATGTAGGATTGTTCAactgggccgggttttttccctGCCCGGTCCAAAACCCGGAAAACTGGGATTCGATTTCTGGTTTCGACTCGGATTAAATCCGGGCTGAAATCCAGGTTGAAAAACCCGGATCTATCCGACACCAATACGGGTTACAaatccgggtaccgggtttaaacccGGATCTATCCGGCCCGAATACGGGTTACAAATCCGGGTATCGggttttaaacccggtacccgggtctAAACGAAAACCACACACCCCCGCCCCCCCAAGTCTGTCTCTCtcactatctctctctctctctctcattacgCTTGCTGCTTGCGAAAGGAGAAACCCTAAATCCGTGCCTCCTCGCCGCGACCCCATTGCCGCCGCCGCATCTCCGTCGCTGTGACCCCGtgagtctgtctctctctctctctctatctatctctatctccctctctctctctctctagattggatttctgggtttggaTTATTAGAAACTATATATTGTTGAGTTTTCCATAAGCGGGCTTCTGGGTTTGGTTAATCTCTAGCAAGTTTACTTTGGAGAGAGCCCGATTCTAGGACTCGGCTTGATCTGGGTTTGGGTTGATTTATGTGCTCCCATCCCATCTCTTTTGGCCTCGATGTGGATGAATGGGATTGTGTTTGATGGATGATTTCATTTgctgtgaatttattttaataatattatcattattcatgaataatatcaaatattatataggGTTGTCTTGTGattgttgttattataattACAGAACAAATATTATATAGGGTTGTTATTTCATCTGCTTGCTTGCATCGCCAATAagtaatatcattatttttttaaataatgatattaGTAAAGTTAGTCTTATTTTCTGAGTTATCTATAATTGGTTTTCAAAGTTAAGTCCACAATGTTTCGGGTTTTGGGAGAAAGATGTTCTTTCTTGGTTCATTGTTTGGCAGTGTGATCTTAAGCTCGAGAAGTCTTGATATGATGTTTCTCATGTATTTGCGTTaatgaacaaaaagaaaagaagaagaagaggaaaacaaGATTCTTATATTGCAATAGGGTAGAtgcatttctcttattaatgaCTTATTTATGTACGTATTCGGAGTCTAGAAGTTTTCTGATTGATCATCCCTGATTATCTCTTTGATCAATCTCGAACGATTCTCAGCTTAAAAGTTCATTTGAAAATCTTAACAAATTCTAGGCCTTCATGATCCCCCCCCTTTCTGGTTCCTTAATAGAAGCatattttatgacatttttGGAGATGCAAACTCAGAATGAAGAGATGATCTATGGAACTTGTTCTgcttcctctccctctcacatATCTCTGCCCCTCACTCACTCACACTCTCTCcttcctcttttccttttttgtggtatatctatttttataaatttatgttatgCAGAAGAAAGACACAATGAGCACAGCTATACTTTTATTTGTAAACTGTTGCAGTAGTCTTATTTGCAAGCTTTATATTAATTGAGAATGTTATAgtacaaggttgtatgtctccACACTATTGATgctgaaaaaaatttagagtaaGTACTTTCTTCTTTCATAATCAATTGGTTCTTTTTTAACAAACTAGTTAGTGGCCCTACTATCCCACCATAACCTTTTATGAACCTTTTGCAGTTCCCTATTAGCCCCAAAAAACCCTAAGAGATTTTAGAGAGGAAGGTAGTGGTGTTGATCTATAAAATATTGGATTAAGCAATATACAGAAGATGTTGCTGTTTCAGATCACTTCAGCATCCAACATAATTCTTTCTGAAGTGTCATTAATGATTAATGTCGCAACTAGAAGTTTGCTAATTGCTAATTGTGAATCTGTGCTTACCTCAAAATATTCAATGAGTTTACTTGATTGGCGACCTAGCATTCCAGAGTAGATAATCTGTCCTCCAATTTTCATTAGAATCAACTGCACCAAAAGAACATCTATTGAGTTGTATAAAGTATCATCTAATAGCAACACTGGAAAGATTATAGTACTTTTTTCTGCTGTGAACAAACATGTGCCTCAACTTGTGTCTTgtattatcttaaaaaatatataattttgaagaCTCATGCTTTAAGTGGAAGGTTACAACCATAAATCCAATTTAAAGTATATATCAGATTTTGATAACAAAGACTGATTACTTGCCCCAATTACTGAAAATTATTGAGGTAGTAAAAAGTACTTTACATTATCTTGCAAGGTAACTAATGATATGGCTGTGAAAGCATGGGTTAACTAATGGTAAGGAAAAATGCTAGAAACTCATGAAAGGTAGAAATAGAAATTCATGTACTTGCTTCTACCTTGGTTAAGGACTGGAGATTTTACATGAATCCTTCTCATCTCTGTCTATTCCTGTAAGATGATATGGTGctcttacttgttttattttttcaggttCTCTAGTTTCTCATGACGTGCTGATGTAATTAGTAAACACTTGAAGGACACAAAAGCAGCTGAATAGATGCcagtttcaaactttcaattgaagcattttgtaattttcatatattataattttgtgttttgtaatgtaatgtaatgtaatttaatttaatatgtagtgaattacattattgcatgcattttacatgataatgCATGGTCATGGAAGGTTAGAAGTAGTAGAGGTTAGAAACTACTACTTGATCGATCATTTTTAACAGTAGTATTATCATACTGGAATATGGAATATATTACATATACATGATCATCTAAtctcaaattaaatatatatattaccaactTTTCAGTAACATAGActtttagattataaaaaaaaaaaaactttttgagctttattttttattttttgaaaaaaatagatactgtagttaaaaaaaaaaacggttgAAGCTGGAACATActgtatttaaaataatatgtgctttattataaataaattaattaattaaaaaaaaagcggTTGAAGCTGGAACCCGAATTTCCGAGTTGTAGAAACCCGGGTtcatccgggtttcggcccgggtcATAACCCGGGTGTATCTGGGCCGAAACCCGGCTCGGGTTTGAAGCCGGGTTCCTGGCCGGGTATACCCGAAaatccggtccgaaacccggatgaacagtcttatgGAGATGTGATGGTAGAGATCTTACTCGGGTGGAATGACAAAGGTCTAAATGTGGATTGTCAACAAGATCTGTGGATTGGATAGAACCTTGAGACTCAACTGTAGCGGCGTTAGGACCATTAGATGTGCGTAGTTCGGGTGAGCTTGATTATAGGAAGATAATATTATAGGGTCGAGCAAAGATGGGTGTCTCAGGAGGGATGTCAACAGAAAAAAGTGGAAACAATGACATCGGGAATTTCTCAACATCGTGGAACAATTGATGTTCTAAAAAAATCCATGATGTGAAACTCGAAGACGATGTGACACAAGATCATAACACATATAGCCTTCATTTTCGATCGCATATCCAAGAAAGCAGCACAATTAAGAGTGAGGCTTGAGTTTGGTGCGCTGAACAATCTCTCATATGTAGTATCATTATTAATAGTAGGAGAAGGGAATTGATTGATAAGGTAGACCGACGTGTGAGAGGTTTCACCCCAAAATCGGGTAGGCAAGGATGATGATAGGAGGAGAACACAAGTGGTATTTGTAATGTGTCTAAGTTTACGTTCAGCCCTCTCATTTTGTTGCGACATACCTAGATATAAATGTGAAGAATAGTGCGATAATATTTGAGGATATCATGAAAGCCACGTTGTGTAGACTCTAAAGTATTATCAGAACAAAAGATTTTAATGTCTTTTGAGAACTGAGTCGCAATCATTTTGGCAAAGTTGCaataaatatctaataattCAGAACTTGATTTCATTAAGCCAAATATAATGAGAGAAGTGATTCACAAAGATTACAAAATATCTTGAGCTACTCATACTATGAACGGGAGAAAGTCTCCAAACATTAGAATGAATTAGATCAACACAACCACATGCCATAGACTCACTTGTACTAAAAGGCAATGCCATTTGTTTCCCAAGTTGACAAGAAATGCAATTAAAATTACTATGACTAGTAGATGCCGAATCTTTTAATCCTAGAAGCCAATAATTGTATCGGAGATACAGATGGATGACCAAGACGGGAGT is drawn from Juglans regia cultivar Chandler chromosome 5, Walnut 2.0, whole genome shotgun sequence and contains these coding sequences:
- the LOC109021540 gene encoding secoisolariciresinol dehydrogenase-like codes for the protein MNGASSLLAPIAKRLAGKVALITGGASGIGESTARLFAEHGAKVIIADIQDELGFSVCQDKSINGDISYVHCDVTSESDVENAVNTAVSKHGKLDIMFNNAGHIGQIHENIVALEQKDYKRVFDVNVLGSFLGAKHAAKVMIPAKRGTILFTASSVTQSQGMASHTYTASKHAVVGLTKNLCVELGQYGIRVNCISPHSVVTPMLLKSIGIDKEKAEEIVSSAANLKGAVLEGGDLAEAALFLASEESKYVSGLNLVVDGGYSTTNIALPESIQKFFRT